The proteins below are encoded in one region of Longimicrobiaceae bacterium:
- a CDS encoding DUF389 domain-containing protein, with amino-acid sequence MQKTIQVTVPPEQTDEIVALLRKQDGLIGLQLQRGISLHPPGDTVTAVVSTPTLNRVLRLLQERRIGSGDDSSIVTSEPASVISPPVRATMSTEPSDQSWEEIETEMAKESNMTPNALLLMGIAGGIAAAGIATDTLHLVVGAMIVAPGFEPITRVSFGIVTRNTRWRHALLHAVQGYAVLVAGAVAASLLLLAFGVTVSGESTYLAAGELLSYWSSVSPAGVLVSALAGAAGAILIASGRSVLTAGVLVSLALIPSATLMGMALVGWDLSLLGRAGLRWLVDVVLVGVMAFPVFAWHSTRLDRRTSML; translated from the coding sequence ATGCAGAAGACCATCCAGGTCACGGTCCCCCCCGAGCAGACGGATGAGATCGTCGCCCTGCTCCGGAAGCAGGATGGACTGATCGGCCTGCAGCTGCAGCGCGGGATCTCGCTGCACCCCCCGGGCGACACGGTGACCGCGGTGGTCTCGACGCCGACTCTGAACCGGGTGCTGCGCCTGCTGCAGGAGCGCCGCATCGGAAGTGGCGACGACAGCTCGATCGTCACCAGCGAGCCCGCCAGCGTGATCTCCCCGCCGGTCCGGGCGACGATGAGCACCGAGCCCAGCGACCAGAGCTGGGAGGAGATCGAGACGGAGATGGCGAAGGAGAGCAACATGACGCCCAACGCTCTCCTGCTCATGGGGATCGCCGGGGGGATCGCCGCCGCGGGGATCGCCACCGACACCCTCCACCTGGTCGTCGGAGCGATGATCGTCGCCCCGGGCTTCGAGCCCATCACCCGGGTCTCGTTCGGGATCGTCACGCGCAACACCAGGTGGCGCCACGCCCTGCTGCACGCGGTCCAGGGATACGCCGTGCTGGTCGCCGGGGCCGTGGCGGCGAGCCTCCTCCTCCTCGCCTTCGGCGTGACGGTGAGCGGCGAGAGCACCTACCTCGCCGCGGGCGAGCTGCTCTCCTACTGGAGCAGCGTGAGCCCCGCGGGGGTGCTGGTGAGCGCGCTGGCCGGCGCGGCCGGCGCCATCCTGATCGCGTCGGGCCGCTCCGTCCTGACCGCCGGAGTCCTCGTCTCGCTCGCCCTGATCCCCTCGGCCACCCTGATGGGGATGGCCCTGGTGGGGTGGGACCTTTCGCTCCTGGGACGCGCCGGGCTGCGGTGGCTGGTCGACGTCGTGCTGGTTGGCGTCATGGCGTTCCCGGTGTTCGCATGGCACAGCACCCGCCTGGACCGCCGCACGTCGATGCTGTGA
- a CDS encoding helix-turn-helix transcriptional regulator — protein sequence MTQAVRLTTRAERETLRSIRRACYAGLDSLTLRQEVGMRAAAIVPSEAYALMATDPETGLFTHGWGERLSDSFVQSYVTRVYPDEVVEFIDFARSGGVVSTENSDPFLEVLRADGLEHALHAVLAVEGGIYGSWCMFREAGSRTFAEPETRFMQAIAPHVARGLQAAAATEAALRDAATADVAAPGVLVLDARSRIVLRSGPAAEQLADLADVGMRTEAHPYALVSLLTRLAAAHARPEGPLGAELRAQGRSGRWYVLRASLAEPDASGESARVVVIEPAAPRDASPFLSQAYGLTPREREVLLLVVRGESTKRIAARLGLSVYTVQDHLEHACEKVGVRGRKALVAKIFLDGYATPPEG from the coding sequence ATGACACAGGCCGTTCGACTGACCACGCGGGCCGAGCGCGAGACGCTCCGTTCCATCCGGCGCGCCTGCTACGCGGGGCTGGACTCGCTCACGCTGCGGCAGGAGGTGGGGATGCGTGCCGCAGCCATCGTCCCCTCCGAGGCGTACGCGCTGATGGCCACGGACCCCGAGACCGGGCTCTTCACCCACGGGTGGGGCGAGCGGTTGTCGGATAGCTTCGTCCAGAGCTACGTGACGAGGGTGTATCCGGACGAGGTCGTCGAGTTCATCGACTTCGCCCGCTCGGGAGGCGTCGTCTCCACCGAGAACTCCGACCCGTTCCTGGAGGTGCTCCGCGCCGACGGGCTGGAGCACGCGCTGCACGCCGTGCTGGCGGTGGAGGGGGGGATCTACGGCTCGTGGTGCATGTTCCGGGAAGCCGGATCACGCACCTTCGCGGAGCCGGAGACCCGCTTCATGCAGGCCATCGCGCCCCACGTCGCGCGGGGGCTGCAGGCCGCCGCAGCGACCGAGGCCGCGCTCCGGGACGCCGCCACGGCGGACGTGGCCGCGCCCGGGGTGCTCGTGCTGGACGCGAGGAGCCGGATCGTGCTGCGGAGCGGGCCCGCGGCGGAGCAGCTCGCGGACCTGGCGGACGTGGGGATGCGGACCGAAGCGCACCCGTACGCGCTGGTCAGCCTGCTGACCCGGCTCGCGGCCGCGCACGCCCGCCCGGAGGGACCGCTCGGGGCCGAGCTGCGCGCGCAGGGGCGCTCGGGGCGGTGGTACGTGCTCCGGGCCTCCCTGGCCGAGCCGGACGCGTCGGGGGAGTCGGCGCGGGTGGTCGTGATCGAGCCCGCCGCGCCGCGGGACGCGTCGCCCTTCCTGTCGCAGGCGTACGGCCTCACGCCGCGCGAGCGGGAGGTGCTCCTGCTCGTCGTGCGTGGGGAATCGACGAAGCGGATCGCCGCCCGGCTCGGCCTGTCCGTCTACACGGTGCAGGACCACCTGGAGCACGCCTGCGAAAAGGTAGGGGTGCGGGGGCGCAAGGCGCTGGTGGCGAAGATCTTCCTCGACGGGTACGCCACCCCGCCCGAGGGGTAG
- a CDS encoding ester cyclase — protein sequence MAEEQNQEIARRAYRAASEGFRSGDFSGLDEVIAPDVRDHDPDPGQGEGREGLKAFFAELARAFPGLEVVVDDLIAEGDRVAARVRFRGTHSGDFQGIAASGRPVEMRVVDVLRIRDGKIVERWGVGDQLGLMQQLGAVPA from the coding sequence ATGGCCGAAGAACAGAACCAGGAGATCGCGCGGCGCGCGTACCGGGCGGCCTCCGAAGGATTCCGGAGCGGAGACTTCAGCGGCCTGGACGAGGTCATCGCGCCCGACGTCCGCGACCACGACCCCGATCCCGGCCAGGGCGAGGGCCGGGAGGGGCTGAAGGCCTTCTTCGCCGAGCTCGCCCGCGCGTTCCCCGGCCTGGAGGTGGTCGTCGACGACCTGATCGCCGAGGGGGACAGGGTGGCCGCACGCGTGCGCTTCCGCGGCACCCACTCGGGCGACTTCCAGGGCATCGCGGCCAGCGGCCGCCCGGTGGAGATGCGGGTGGTCGACGTCCTCCGGATCCGGGACGGGAAGATCGTGGAGCGCTGGGGCGTCGGAGACCAGCTCGGGTTGATGCAGCAGCTCGGCGCGGTGCCGGCCTGA